GGTCGGGCGGCCACCTCGACGTCGAGGAGCAGGGCTCGCTCCGCCTCGGCGACGAGGTCCGGCAGCGGGAGCCCGGTCCGGCCGCGCAGCTGCCGCAGGACGGCGGCCAGCCGGGCGAGCCGGGCCCGGCCCTCGGCGGAGAAGCCCCGCCCGTGCCGGCCGACCCACCCGGGCGGGGGCAGCGTGTCGAGGGCCTCGACGACGCTGCGGTCCTCGGCCGCCTCCTGGGGGACCCCAGGAACCTGTGCGGCGAGGCCGCGGGCGAGTTGCGCGAGCGTCTCGAGGTCCCGCGGGCCGATCTGCCACCCGGGACCGGTGAGCAGGCGCATGAGGGCGTCGCCGCGGTGCGGGTCGTGGACCACCTGGAGAGCGGCGACGAGGTCGACGACCTCGGGCCGGCTCAGCAGGCCACCCAGCCCGACCACCTCGACGGGCAGGTCCTGGGCGCGCAGGGCGGCCTCCAGCGCCTCGAACTGGGACCGCTTGCGGCACAGCACCGCCATCGAGCGACGGACCCCGCCGCGGGCGACGACCTCGGTGTCCTGGCGCCACAGCGCGGCGAGGTCCTCGGCGACCGCGGCGGCCTCCTCCTCCACGGTGGCGTGGTAGCGGGTGCGGACCTCACCGGCGCCCGCGGTGCGGCGCGGGGCCAGCGGCAGCACCTCGACGGTGCTCGCCTCCCGCAGCGGCGCGGAGACGGCGTTGGCGGCGGCGAGGACGGCCCGGTCGTTGCGCCAGGCGGTGGTGAGCGGCAGCACCGCCGCGGGGCGGCCGGGGGCGGCCGGGAACTGCGCGGGGAACGCGGCGAGGTTGCCGGCGCTGGCACCGCGCCAGCCGTAGATGGACTGGTGCGGGTCGCCGACGGCGGTCACGGGGTGACCACCGCCGAACAGGTGGCGCAGCAGCTCGAGCTGGGCGTGGCTGGTGTCCTGGTACTCGTCCAGGAGCACCACCCGGAACCGGGCCCGCTCGCCGGCGCCGACGTCGGGCACGTCACGGGCGATCTGCGCGGCCAGCCGCACCTGGTCGCCGAAGTCGAGCACCTCGAGCTCGCGCTTGCGCTCCAGGTAGTCGCGCACGAGGGGGACGACGGCGCGCCGGTCGCGCAGGGTGCGCAGGACGGCGGCGACCGGGGCGTACGGCGCGGCCGGCGGGTCACCGACGTCGTCCCTGGGCAGGGTGGGGACCCGCTCGAGGACCGCGGTGAGGTGGTCGGCCACCTCCTCCGGCTCCACGAGGTGCTCGGCGCACTCCGCGGCCAGGGACAGCACGGCGTCCACCACGGTGCCGGGTGCCTTGTCCGGCGCCGGGGACCCGTCCTGCGGACCGTCCCAAGCCTCGACGACCTCGGTGGCGAGCTGCCAGGCCGCCGCCTCGCCGAGCAGCCGGGAGCCGGGTTCCACGCCGAGGCGCAGGCCGTGGTCGGCGACCACGCCGGCGGCGTAGGAGTGGTACGTCGCGACGGTCGGGTCAGCCAGGACCGCTGCCACGTCGTCCGGGTCATCCGCCGGCTCCTGACCCGGGGGCCGGACCCCGGCCCGGTGCAGCGCGGCGAGCCGGGCGCGGACCCGGTCGGCGAGCTCGCCGGCGGCCTTGCGGGTGAACGTCAGCCCGAGGACCTCCTCGGGGCGGACGTGCCCGTTGGCGACGAGCCACACGACGCGGCCGGACATCGTCTCGGTCTTGCCGGAGCCGGCGCCGGCGACGACCAGCACCGGCTCGAGCGGGGCCTCGATGACGGCCACCTGCTCGTCCGTCGGCTCCCGCAGGTCCAGCAGCTCGGCGATGCGGCGGGCGGACAGGGTCACCGGACCACCTGGCCGCCACGCGGGTGCACCGGGCAGGAGCGCTGCACCGGGCAGACCCGGCAGTGCTGGCCGCGCACCGCGGTGAACTGGGCCCCCGCCATGCCGTCGGCCGTCGCGGCGAGCAGGTCGTGCGCCCAGTCCGGGTCCGGTGCCTCGGCCAGCGGGGGCTGCTGCTGCACCTTGGGCTTCTTGCCGGTCCCGAGCTGGACCAGCGCGGCACCACCGACCTCGCGCGGGCCCTCGGGGTCGACGGCGGCCTGGCCGACGGCGGTCTGGCCGACGGCGACCTGGTAGACGCCGAGCTGGGGGTGGGCCGCGATCTCCTCGTCCTTGGGGCAGGTCCGACCGGTCTTGAGGTCGACGACGACGAGCCGACCGTCGGCGTCGCGCTCGAGCCGGTCGATGCGACCGACCACCCGGGCCCGGCCGACGACGGCGTCGACGTCCTGCTCCACGGCGACGAGCTCCCGGCCGGCGGACCGGACGTAGGCGACGTACCGCTCGAGCATCGCGTGGGCGCGGCGACGCTCCCGCTCCCCGGCCCAGCCGCGGGGCGGGTCGATACCCGGCCACAGCTCGTCCAGCCGCGCGGTGAGCCGGTCGAGGTCGGCGTCCGGCTGCTCGGCGACGACCTCGTGGACGAGGGTGCCGACCCCCTGGGAAGTGCTGTCGCCGGCCGTGCCGCCGCTGGTCTCCAGCAACCAGCGCAGGCCGCAGCGGGTGAACGCCTCCACCCGGGAGGGGGAGACGACGACCTGCTGGTCCGGGCCGCGCAGCGGGCCGTCGTCGGAGGGACCGGCCAGGCCGTACCAGTCCCGGGGGGCGGCTCCGGGCACGCCGGCCGCGGCCAGCCGGGCGAGCTGGGCGGCGGCGTCCCGGCCCTGCGGGCTGGCGGGGCCGCGGGCCAGCAGCGTCTGGCGCAGCTCGGCGACGAGGGCGGGCAGGGTCAGCGCCCGCGGCACCACGGTGAAGGGCCGCTGCCCGGTCCCCTCGGGGGCCGGGGCCACGACGTCGAGGAACGGGGAGGGGCGCTGGTCCTCGTCGCGCACCGCGGTGACGACGAGCCGGCGCCGGGCCCGGGTGACCGCGACGTGCAGCAGCCGGCGCTCGTCGTCGAGCACCTCCCGGCGGGCGGCGACGTGGTCGCCGGCGGCGCGGCCGGTCAGCACGTCGACGAGGTCGGGGGCGCCGAGCAGGGACCCTCGCAGCCGGGTGTCCGGCCAGCCGCCGTCCTGGACCCCGGCGACCACGACGACGTCCCACTCCCGACCGGCCGAGCCCTGGGCGGTGACGAGGGCGACGGCGTCGTCGTCCGGTGCCCGCTCGGCGAGGGTGTCGGCCGGCACGTCCTGGGCGTCGAGGTGGGCGAGGAAGGCTGCCGGACCGGCGTGCGGGAGGCGGTCGACGAACCGGGCCGCGGCGTCGAACAGCGCGACGACGGCGTCCAGGTCCCGGTCGGCGCGGGCACCGTCCGGTCCCCCGGCCAGGGCGCGGCGGCGCCACGGGTCGGCGAGGCCCGACGCCTGCCACAGCGCCCACAGCACGGTCTCGGCGGTGGCGCCGTCCGCGGCGGCCGCGGCCCGGCCGGCGGCCAGCACGGCGGCGACCCGGCGGGCGGGCTCGGCGACGGCCGGCGGCAGGGACACGACCCGCGCGGGGTCGCCGAGCGCCTCGACGAGCAGCGCGTCGCTGCGCCGGGCGCCGCCGCCGGCGCGCTCCTCGGCGCGCAGCACCTGGCGCAACCGGCGCAGGCCGAGGGCGTCGGCGCCGCCGAGCGGGGACAGCACGAGGTCGACGGCGGTGTCGGCGTCCAGCGTGCCGGGGTGCAGGACGGCGCGCAGGGCCAGCCGCAGCGGACGCACCGCGGGCTCGTCCCGCACCGGGACCTCCGCGGCCGGCACCGCGACCGGGACCCCGGCGCCGGCCAGGGCGCGGCGCAGTCCCCCGGTGCGTCCGGCGCTGCGGACGACCACCGCCATCGCGCGCCACGGCGTCCGGCCGACGAGGTGCTCGTGGCGCAGGACGCCGGCGACGAACGCCGCCTCCTGGGTGGCCGAGCGCAGCACGTGCCCCTCCACCGTGCCGTCGTGCGGCGCGGGGGCGGGGCGCCGCTGCTCTGCGGTGCCGGAGGTGCCGATGCCGGCGGCGACCCGGTCGGCTGCGGCGCACAGCGGCCTGCCCGCACGCCACCGGGTGCGCAGCACGACGGCGCCCGCGGGCTGCCCGTCGGCGCGGCGGTAGCGCCGGGCGGCCTCGGTGACCGCCCGCGGGTCCGCGCCGCGGAAGGACTGGGTGGTGGCGTCGGGGTCGCCGAGCAGGATCAGGTCGGCGCCCCCGCCGGCGACCTCGTCGAGCAGGCGGCCGGTGGCCTCCGTGGACTCGTGGTGATCGTCCACGGCGACGAGCTGCCAGCGCGAGCGCACCCGCCGGTTGAGGTCGGGGTCCTCGGCGAGCGCCCGGGCCGCGGTGTCCACGATCGCGGCCGGGTCGAACGCCCCCGGCGAGGACAGAGCGGTCACCTCGAGGTACTCCTGGAGCACCTGGGCCGCGGCCGGCCAGGCCGGCCGACCGGTAGCGCGCCCCAGATGGACGAGGTCGGCGGGGCCGAGCCCGCGTTCCAGGGCGCGCATGAGCAGGTCGCGCAGCTCGTCACGGAAACCGCGCAGGCCCAGCGCGGGGCGCACCTCGTCGGGCCAGTCCGGCGGGCGCCCCTGCCCGGCTTCGTGCCCGGCGAGCAGCTCGGCGAGAATCCGGTCCTGCTCCGGGCCGGACAGCAGCCGCGGCGCCGGCTCCCCGGCGTCCACGGCGAGCCGGTGGAGCAGCGCGAACGCGAACGAGTGCGGGGTGCGCGCCAGCGGGGACCGCACGGTGCGGGCCAGCCGGGCGCTCACCCGCTCCCGCAGGGCGGCCGCGGCCCGCCGCGTCGGGGCCAGCAGCAGCACCGCCTCGGGGTCCACGCCGTCGCGCTCCACCCGGGCGGCGACCGCCTCGACGAGCGTCGTCGTCCGACCGGTGCCGGGGCCACCGAGCACGACGAGCGGTCCGCTGCCGCGGCGTGCGTCGACGACCCGGCGCTGCTCGGCGTCCAGGTCGTGCGCCGCGAGCACCGCCGGCGACGTCCGGCGGACGAGCACCGGCGTGGCGGACGACATGCCGCCGATCCCATCACAGGGGTCCGACAGCGCCGCCGTCCCAGCGGGCCCGGGCCATGTCGACCCGGTCCCCGCGCAGCGGGGTGCCCTCGGCGCGGTAGCGGACGAGGGCCTCGGCGGCGTGCTGCGGGGGCGGCGTCCCGTCGGCGCGCAGCACCCGCCACCAGGGCACCCCACCGCCGTACCGGGACAGCACCGCGCCCACCGCCCGGGGCCCGCCGGCGCCGAGGAGCTCGGCGACGTCTCCGTAGGACAGCACCCGGGCGGGCGGGATCGCCTCGACGACGTCGAGGACGTCGGCGGCGAACGGGGTGAGCGGACGCACCGGTGTCCTCAGCCGACCAGGTGGCCGCCGGCCGCGAGTTCCTCGAGCTGGAGCACGCTCCACGGCGACAGCGCCCACGGGGTCGCGCGGGCGGTGGTGAGGACGTCCGCGACGGCCACCCAGCGCCACTCGGCGACCTC
This DNA window, taken from Kineosporiaceae bacterium SCSIO 59966, encodes the following:
- a CDS encoding ATP-dependent helicase produces the protein MPGAPAWRPGGPVTLSARRIAELLDLREPTDEQVAVIEAPLEPVLVVAGAGSGKTETMSGRVVWLVANGHVRPEEVLGLTFTRKAAGELADRVRARLAALHRAGVRPPGQEPADDPDDVAAVLADPTVATYHSYAAGVVADHGLRLGVEPGSRLLGEAAAWQLATEVVEAWDGPQDGSPAPDKAPGTVVDAVLSLAAECAEHLVEPEEVADHLTAVLERVPTLPRDDVGDPPAAPYAPVAAVLRTLRDRRAVVPLVRDYLERKRELEVLDFGDQVRLAAQIARDVPDVGAGERARFRVVLLDEYQDTSHAQLELLRHLFGGGHPVTAVGDPHQSIYGWRGASAGNLAAFPAQFPAAPGRPAAVLPLTTAWRNDRAVLAAANAVSAPLREASTVEVLPLAPRRTAGAGEVRTRYHATVEEEAAAVAEDLAALWRQDTEVVARGGVRRSMAVLCRKRSQFEALEAALRAQDLPVEVVGLGGLLSRPEVVDLVAALQVVHDPHRGDALMRLLTGPGWQIGPRDLETLAQLARGLAAQVPGVPQEAAEDRSVVEALDTLPPPGWVGRHGRGFSAEGRARLARLAAVLRQLRGRTGLPLPDLVAEAERALLLDVEVAARPGVAPGAARAHLDAFADVAASFADGADRPTLGAFLAWLEAADTRERGLQPGETDAEPVDAPGDVEPSRTAVQLLTVHAAKGLEWDVVAVPGMSEGTFPAVRVTAGAAAPDASGGWLTGLGVLPYDLRGDGAALPRWPWRSAATQRALRDELTRFRQDCGAHDVAEERRLAYVAITRARSLLLLSGAWWADGTTARPPSRFLLELGLGGDLDPPEGDNPRLAEPLSAVWPTDPLGPRREQLEAAAAAVHAALARPATADEPTGAAADRRSRWAQEVDRLLEEREALHRPGPAGVPLPTHLSASRLVELAADPAALAAAIRRPMPVEPRPQARRGTAFHAWLERRFAAGTLVDVLELPGAGDDDAAPDAELAALQATFEASPWADRMPVAVEVDVETPVGGTVVRGRIDAVFTTADGGWEVVDWKTGSPPTGQRRHAAAVQLAVYRLAWARLQDVPLERVSAAFFYASTGETVRPADPLDEAALEALVLDLPDAAAG
- a CDS encoding ATP-dependent helicase; amino-acid sequence: MSSATPVLVRRTSPAVLAAHDLDAEQRRVVDARRGSGPLVVLGGPGTGRTTTLVEAVAARVERDGVDPEAVLLLAPTRRAAAALRERVSARLARTVRSPLARTPHSFAFALLHRLAVDAGEPAPRLLSGPEQDRILAELLAGHEAGQGRPPDWPDEVRPALGLRGFRDELRDLLMRALERGLGPADLVHLGRATGRPAWPAAAQVLQEYLEVTALSSPGAFDPAAIVDTAARALAEDPDLNRRVRSRWQLVAVDDHHESTEATGRLLDEVAGGGADLILLGDPDATTQSFRGADPRAVTEAARRYRRADGQPAGAVVLRTRWRAGRPLCAAADRVAAGIGTSGTAEQRRPAPAPHDGTVEGHVLRSATQEAAFVAGVLRHEHLVGRTPWRAMAVVVRSAGRTGGLRRALAGAGVPVAVPAAEVPVRDEPAVRPLRLALRAVLHPGTLDADTAVDLVLSPLGGADALGLRRLRQVLRAEERAGGGARRSDALLVEALGDPARVVSLPPAVAEPARRVAAVLAAGRAAAAADGATAETVLWALWQASGLADPWRRRALAGGPDGARADRDLDAVVALFDAAARFVDRLPHAGPAAFLAHLDAQDVPADTLAERAPDDDAVALVTAQGSAGREWDVVVVAGVQDGGWPDTRLRGSLLGAPDLVDVLTGRAAGDHVAARREVLDDERRLLHVAVTRARRRLVVTAVRDEDQRPSPFLDVVAPAPEGTGQRPFTVVPRALTLPALVAELRQTLLARGPASPQGRDAAAQLARLAAAGVPGAAPRDWYGLAGPSDDGPLRGPDQQVVVSPSRVEAFTRCGLRWLLETSGGTAGDSTSQGVGTLVHEVVAEQPDADLDRLTARLDELWPGIDPPRGWAGERERRRAHAMLERYVAYVRSAGRELVAVEQDVDAVVGRARVVGRIDRLERDADGRLVVVDLKTGRTCPKDEEIAAHPQLGVYQVAVGQTAVGQAAVDPEGPREVGGAALVQLGTGKKPKVQQQPPLAEAPDPDWAHDLLAATADGMAGAQFTAVRGQHCRVCPVQRSCPVHPRGGQVVR
- a CDS encoding cysteine methyltransferase: MRPLTPFAADVLDVVEAIPPARVLSYGDVAELLGAGGPRAVGAVLSRYGGGVPWWRVLRADGTPPPQHAAEALVRYRAEGTPLRGDRVDMARARWDGGAVGPL